A single genomic interval of Rhododendron vialii isolate Sample 1 chromosome 3a, ASM3025357v1 harbors:
- the LOC131319560 gene encoding derlin-1.2-like isoform X1, with protein MSTPGQYYQDLPPVAKAYGVLCLMTSGAYHLDLYNLGNIALFYGPVIKRFQVWRLVTNFFFLGPFSLTFAFRLLLIARHGVQLERGPFDKRTADYLWMYIFGAFSLLVMALIPFLSTPFMGASLVFMIVYVWGREFPNERLNIHGLFQLKGFYLPWYMLGVDLILGNPLMPDLLGMAAGHLYYFLTVLYPLSGGRFDLKTPHWVHKLVAFWGVGYQQNAPVTRNTAADVAFQGRSRRLGGTRTSASTQAQPSSSEQVQQNAVAQPNQANDGVAFRGRSYRLDGRQ; from the exons ATGTCTACTCCAGGGCA ATACTATCAAGACTTACCACCTGTAGCCAAGGCTTATGGCGTTCTCTGTTTAATGACCTCGGGCGCCTACCATCTCGATCTTTATAATCTTGGAAATATAGCACTGTTCTATGGACCTGTTATAAAACGTTTTCAG GTTTGGAGGCTCGTTACAAacttcttcttcctcggacCATTCTCGCTCACATTTGCGTTTCGCCTTCTTTTAAT AGCAAGGCATGGAGTCCAGTTAGAAAGGGGACCCTTTGACAAGAGGACAGCAGATTATCTATGGATGTACATCTTTGGTGCATTCTCCCTGCTG GTGATGGCACTTATTCCGTTCCTATCCACTCCCTTCATGGGAGCTTCTTTGGTCTTCATGATCGTCTATGTTTGGGGCCGTGAGTTCCCAAATGAGCGCTTGAATATACACGGCCTCTTTCAGCTGAAG GGTTTCTACCTCCCGTGGTACATGCTCGGAGTAGATTTGATCCTCGGAAATCCACTGATGCCAGATCTACTTGGCATGGCTGCTGGACATCTCTATTACTTCTTGACTGTGCTTTATCCTCTTTCCGGCGGGAGATTTGACTTGAAGACTCCCCACTGGGT TCACAAGCTGGTTGCTTTTTGGGGCGTGGGGTACCAACAAAATGCTCCGGTGACGAGGAATACTGCTGCCGACGTTGCTTTCCAGGGGAGAAGCCGCCGCTTGGGTGGGACCCGAACAAGCGCCTCAACGCAGGCACAACCAAGCAGTTCAGAACAGGTGCAACAAAATGCAGTGGCACAGCCAAACCAAGCCAATGACGGAGTGGCTTTCCGCGGGAGAAGTTATCGTCTTGATGGTCGCCAGTAG
- the LOC131319560 gene encoding derlin-1-like isoform X2, translating into MSTPGQYYQDLPPVAKAYGVLCLMTSGAYHLDLYNLGNIALFYGPVIKRFQVWRLVTNFFFLGPFSLTFAFRLLLIARHGVQLERGPFDKRTADYLWMYIFGAFSLLVMALIPFLSTPFMGASLVFMIVYVWGREFPNERLNIHGLFQLKGFYLPWYMLGVDLILGNPLMPDLLGMAAGHLYYFLTVLYPLSGGRFDLKTPHWVYPL; encoded by the exons ATGTCTACTCCAGGGCA ATACTATCAAGACTTACCACCTGTAGCCAAGGCTTATGGCGTTCTCTGTTTAATGACCTCGGGCGCCTACCATCTCGATCTTTATAATCTTGGAAATATAGCACTGTTCTATGGACCTGTTATAAAACGTTTTCAG GTTTGGAGGCTCGTTACAAacttcttcttcctcggacCATTCTCGCTCACATTTGCGTTTCGCCTTCTTTTAAT AGCAAGGCATGGAGTCCAGTTAGAAAGGGGACCCTTTGACAAGAGGACAGCAGATTATCTATGGATGTACATCTTTGGTGCATTCTCCCTGCTG GTGATGGCACTTATTCCGTTCCTATCCACTCCCTTCATGGGAGCTTCTTTGGTCTTCATGATCGTCTATGTTTGGGGCCGTGAGTTCCCAAATGAGCGCTTGAATATACACGGCCTCTTTCAGCTGAAG GGTTTCTACCTCCCGTGGTACATGCTCGGAGTAGATTTGATCCTCGGAAATCCACTGATGCCAGATCTACTTGGCATGGCTGCTGGACATCTCTATTACTTCTTGACTGTGCTTTATCCTCTTTCCGGCGGGAGATTTGACTTGAAGACTCCCCACTGGGTGTATCCTTTATAG
- the LOC131319251 gene encoding ceramide kinase isoform X3, whose product MERNGDFSGVDNKSLPDVQINGENPVLTSNLFLDHVGEVVLTINSDGLSWNLVESICKEQDESPCLGIKLASKSETAIKFSDVYAVEFIDWGLVHESILGNARGCLLGHASEMYRFTVHGVHRSKNQPSLWAPCVYTFGHKDMDTCQLCFNRITASVNMVTGRPKSLLVFVHPKSGKGNGCRTWEAVAPIFSRAKIKTKVMVTQRAGQAFDVMSSITNGDLNVYDGVIAVGGDGLFNEILNGLLSSKLKASYPPTPTDFLHSGEKDGCIMLHESNKTVAEASDHNEDTSPLLPGTEEGCCNTDQGPSFSLPNEWFRFGVIPAGSTDAVVICTTGTRDPVTSALHIVLGKRVCLDIAQVVRWKTTSTSKEEPCIRYAATFSGYGFYGDVIRESEKYRWMGPKRYDYAGTMVFLRHRSYEAEIAYLEVKSEESSSASEEVLRGSRKRALWGLPKKPERKPCCVNCNVCTSTSHPMPAHNAEGSRWLKSKGRFLSIGAAVISCRNERAPDGLVADAHLSDGFLHLILVKDCPHALYLWHLTQLAKKGGNPLNFAFVEHHKTTAFTFTSSGEESVWNVDGELFQAHKLSAQVFRGLVSLFATGPEV is encoded by the exons ATGGAGAGAAACGGAGATTTCTCCGGAGTTGATAATAAATCTCTCCCAGATGTACAAATTAATGGGGAAAACCCAGTTTTGACTTCGAATCTCTTCTTGGACCATGTCGGAGAAGTTGTTCTCACCATCAATTCAGATGGGTTGTCTTGGAATTTGGTTGAATCCATTTGTAAA GAGCAGGATGAATCACCTTGTCTGGGCATAAAACTTGCCTCGAAGAGTGAAACTGCGATAAAGTTTTCTGATGTATATGCTGTTGAGTTCATAGACTGGGGTTTGGTTCACGAATCAATTCTTGGAAATGCTAGAGGATGTCTTTTGGGTCATGCGTCTGAG ATGTACCGCTTTACAGTGCACGGGGTCCATAGGTCAAAGAATCAGCCTTCTCTTTGGGCCCCATGTGTGTACACGTTTGGCCACAAGGATATGGATACATGCCAGCTTTGTTTTAATCGGATCACCGCTTCTGTCAACATGGTGACTGGACGACCGAAGAGTCTTCTG GTTTTTGTTCATCCAAAGAGTGGGAAAGGAAATGGATGTAGAACTTGGGAAGCAGTGGCTCCTATATTTTCCCGTGCTAAAATAAAGACAAAG GTGATGGTGACACAAAGGGCAGGACAGGCATTTGATGTGATGTCATCGATTACGAATGGGGATCTAAACGTATACGATGGTGTCATAGCTGTT GGTGGTGATGGTCTTTTCAATGAGATCCTTAACGGACTTCTCTCTTCAAAGCTTAAAGCTTCTTACCCACCTACTCCAACAGATTTCTTGCATTCCGGTGAGAAAGATGGTTGTATCATGCTTCATGAATCAAATAAAACTGTTGCCGAGGCTTCTGATCATAATGAAGATACTTCTCCTCTTCTCCCAG GAACAGAAGAAGGTTGTTGCAATACAG ACCAAGGTCCTTCGTTTTCTCTCCCGAATGAATGGTTTAGATTTGGTGTTATTCCAGCCGGTTCGACTGATGCCGTTGTAATCTG TACCACTGGAACTCGAGATCCTGTAACATCAGCATTACATATTGTCCTTGGCAAAAGGGTGTGCCTTGATATAGCTCAAGTTGTAAGATGGAAAACAACATCAACATCGAAGGAAGAACCTTGTATACGCTATGCAGCTACTTTTTCTGG GTACGGATTTTATGGAGATGTCATTAGGGAGAGTGAGAAGTATCGCTGGATGGGTCCAAAGAGATACGATTATGCAGGAACCATGGTGTTTTTGAGACATAG ATCATATGAAGCGGAAATTGCCTACCTTGAAGTTAAATCAGAAGAAAGTAGTTCAGCTTCAGAGGAAGTTCTTCGCGGTAGTAGAAAAAGAGCTTTATGGGGCCTACCTAAAAAACCTGAAAGAAAACCTTGCTGTGTCAATTGTAATGTCTGCACATCAACAAGTCATCCCATGCCGGCACATAACGCAGAAGGATCAAGATGGTTGAAATCAAAAGGCCGTTTTCTTAGCATTGGTGCTGCTGTAATCTCATGCCGAAATGAAAGGGCGCCTGATGGTTTGGTGGCTGATGCACACCTTTCAGATGGTTTCCTTCATCTTATATTGGTTAAGGACTGCCCTCATGCCTTATACTTATG GCACCTAACGCAGCTGGCAAAGAAGGGTGGGAACCCCCTGAATTTTGCGTTTGTAGAGCACCATAAA ACTACGGCTTTCACATTCACGTCCTCCGGCGAAGAGAGTGTCTGGAATGTAGATGGCGAGCTCTTCCAAGCACACAAACTCTCGGCACAAGTATTCCGAGGCCTTGTTAGCTTATTTGCAACTGGCCCAGAGGTGTAA
- the LOC131319251 gene encoding ceramide kinase isoform X1, which yields MERNGDFSGVDNKSLPDVQINGENPVLTSNLFLDHVGEVVLTINSDGLSWNLVESICKEQDESPCLGIKLASKSETAIKFSDVYAVEFIDWGLVHESILGNARGCLLGHASEMYRFTVHGVHRSKNQPSLWAPCVYTFGHKDMDTCQLCFNRITASVNMVTGRPKSLLVFVHPKSGKGNGCRTWEAVAPIFSRAKIKTKVMVTQRAGQAFDVMSSITNGDLNVYDGVIAVGGDGLFNEILNGLLSSKLKASYPPTPTDFLHSGEKDGCIMLHESNKTVAEASDHNEDTSPLLPGANLDDSRSPKFRTEEGCCNTDQGPSFSLPNEWFRFGVIPAGSTDAVVICTTGTRDPVTSALHIVLGKRVCLDIAQVVRWKTTSTSKEEPCIRYAATFSGYGFYGDVIRESEKYRWMGPKRYDYAGTMVFLRHRSYEAEIAYLEVKSEESSSASEEVLRGSRKRALWGLPKKPERKPCCVNCNVCTSTSHPMPAHNAEGSRWLKSKGRFLSIGAAVISCRNERAPDGLVADAHLSDGFLHLILVKDCPHALYLWHLTQLAKKGGNPLNFAFVEHHKTTAFTFTSSGEESVWNVDGELFQAHKLSAQVFRGLVSLFATGPEV from the exons ATGGAGAGAAACGGAGATTTCTCCGGAGTTGATAATAAATCTCTCCCAGATGTACAAATTAATGGGGAAAACCCAGTTTTGACTTCGAATCTCTTCTTGGACCATGTCGGAGAAGTTGTTCTCACCATCAATTCAGATGGGTTGTCTTGGAATTTGGTTGAATCCATTTGTAAA GAGCAGGATGAATCACCTTGTCTGGGCATAAAACTTGCCTCGAAGAGTGAAACTGCGATAAAGTTTTCTGATGTATATGCTGTTGAGTTCATAGACTGGGGTTTGGTTCACGAATCAATTCTTGGAAATGCTAGAGGATGTCTTTTGGGTCATGCGTCTGAG ATGTACCGCTTTACAGTGCACGGGGTCCATAGGTCAAAGAATCAGCCTTCTCTTTGGGCCCCATGTGTGTACACGTTTGGCCACAAGGATATGGATACATGCCAGCTTTGTTTTAATCGGATCACCGCTTCTGTCAACATGGTGACTGGACGACCGAAGAGTCTTCTG GTTTTTGTTCATCCAAAGAGTGGGAAAGGAAATGGATGTAGAACTTGGGAAGCAGTGGCTCCTATATTTTCCCGTGCTAAAATAAAGACAAAG GTGATGGTGACACAAAGGGCAGGACAGGCATTTGATGTGATGTCATCGATTACGAATGGGGATCTAAACGTATACGATGGTGTCATAGCTGTT GGTGGTGATGGTCTTTTCAATGAGATCCTTAACGGACTTCTCTCTTCAAAGCTTAAAGCTTCTTACCCACCTACTCCAACAGATTTCTTGCATTCCGGTGAGAAAGATGGTTGTATCATGCTTCATGAATCAAATAAAACTGTTGCCGAGGCTTCTGATCATAATGAAGATACTTCTCCTCTTCTCCCAGGTGCAAATCTCGATGATTCAAGATCACCAAAATTCA GAACAGAAGAAGGTTGTTGCAATACAG ACCAAGGTCCTTCGTTTTCTCTCCCGAATGAATGGTTTAGATTTGGTGTTATTCCAGCCGGTTCGACTGATGCCGTTGTAATCTG TACCACTGGAACTCGAGATCCTGTAACATCAGCATTACATATTGTCCTTGGCAAAAGGGTGTGCCTTGATATAGCTCAAGTTGTAAGATGGAAAACAACATCAACATCGAAGGAAGAACCTTGTATACGCTATGCAGCTACTTTTTCTGG GTACGGATTTTATGGAGATGTCATTAGGGAGAGTGAGAAGTATCGCTGGATGGGTCCAAAGAGATACGATTATGCAGGAACCATGGTGTTTTTGAGACATAG ATCATATGAAGCGGAAATTGCCTACCTTGAAGTTAAATCAGAAGAAAGTAGTTCAGCTTCAGAGGAAGTTCTTCGCGGTAGTAGAAAAAGAGCTTTATGGGGCCTACCTAAAAAACCTGAAAGAAAACCTTGCTGTGTCAATTGTAATGTCTGCACATCAACAAGTCATCCCATGCCGGCACATAACGCAGAAGGATCAAGATGGTTGAAATCAAAAGGCCGTTTTCTTAGCATTGGTGCTGCTGTAATCTCATGCCGAAATGAAAGGGCGCCTGATGGTTTGGTGGCTGATGCACACCTTTCAGATGGTTTCCTTCATCTTATATTGGTTAAGGACTGCCCTCATGCCTTATACTTATG GCACCTAACGCAGCTGGCAAAGAAGGGTGGGAACCCCCTGAATTTTGCGTTTGTAGAGCACCATAAA ACTACGGCTTTCACATTCACGTCCTCCGGCGAAGAGAGTGTCTGGAATGTAGATGGCGAGCTCTTCCAAGCACACAAACTCTCGGCACAAGTATTCCGAGGCCTTGTTAGCTTATTTGCAACTGGCCCAGAGGTGTAA
- the LOC131319251 gene encoding ceramide kinase isoform X4, producing MERNGDFSGVDNKSLPDVQINGENPVLTSNLFLDHVGEVVLTINSDGLSWNLVESICKEQDESPCLGIKLASKSETAIKFSDVYAVEFIDWGLVHESILGNARGCLLGHASEMYRFTVHGVHRSKNQPSLWAPCVYTFGHKDMDTCQLCFNRITASVNMVTGRPKSLLVFVHPKSGKGNGCRTWEAVAPIFSRAKIKTKVMVTQRAGQAFDVMSSITNGDLNVYDGVIAVGGDGLFNEILNGLLSSKLKASYPPTPTDFLHSGANLDDSRSPKFRTEEGCCNTDQGPSFSLPNEWFRFGVIPAGSTDAVVICTTGTRDPVTSALHIVLGKRVCLDIAQVVRWKTTSTSKEEPCIRYAATFSGYGFYGDVIRESEKYRWMGPKRYDYAGTMVFLRHRSYEAEIAYLEVKSEESSSASEEVLRGSRKRALWGLPKKPERKPCCVNCNVCTSTSHPMPAHNAEGSRWLKSKGRFLSIGAAVISCRNERAPDGLVADAHLSDGFLHLILVKDCPHALYLWHLTQLAKKGGNPLNFAFVEHHKTTAFTFTSSGEESVWNVDGELFQAHKLSAQVFRGLVSLFATGPEV from the exons ATGGAGAGAAACGGAGATTTCTCCGGAGTTGATAATAAATCTCTCCCAGATGTACAAATTAATGGGGAAAACCCAGTTTTGACTTCGAATCTCTTCTTGGACCATGTCGGAGAAGTTGTTCTCACCATCAATTCAGATGGGTTGTCTTGGAATTTGGTTGAATCCATTTGTAAA GAGCAGGATGAATCACCTTGTCTGGGCATAAAACTTGCCTCGAAGAGTGAAACTGCGATAAAGTTTTCTGATGTATATGCTGTTGAGTTCATAGACTGGGGTTTGGTTCACGAATCAATTCTTGGAAATGCTAGAGGATGTCTTTTGGGTCATGCGTCTGAG ATGTACCGCTTTACAGTGCACGGGGTCCATAGGTCAAAGAATCAGCCTTCTCTTTGGGCCCCATGTGTGTACACGTTTGGCCACAAGGATATGGATACATGCCAGCTTTGTTTTAATCGGATCACCGCTTCTGTCAACATGGTGACTGGACGACCGAAGAGTCTTCTG GTTTTTGTTCATCCAAAGAGTGGGAAAGGAAATGGATGTAGAACTTGGGAAGCAGTGGCTCCTATATTTTCCCGTGCTAAAATAAAGACAAAG GTGATGGTGACACAAAGGGCAGGACAGGCATTTGATGTGATGTCATCGATTACGAATGGGGATCTAAACGTATACGATGGTGTCATAGCTGTT GGTGGTGATGGTCTTTTCAATGAGATCCTTAACGGACTTCTCTCTTCAAAGCTTAAAGCTTCTTACCCACCTACTCCAACAGATTTCTTGCATTCCG GTGCAAATCTCGATGATTCAAGATCACCAAAATTCA GAACAGAAGAAGGTTGTTGCAATACAG ACCAAGGTCCTTCGTTTTCTCTCCCGAATGAATGGTTTAGATTTGGTGTTATTCCAGCCGGTTCGACTGATGCCGTTGTAATCTG TACCACTGGAACTCGAGATCCTGTAACATCAGCATTACATATTGTCCTTGGCAAAAGGGTGTGCCTTGATATAGCTCAAGTTGTAAGATGGAAAACAACATCAACATCGAAGGAAGAACCTTGTATACGCTATGCAGCTACTTTTTCTGG GTACGGATTTTATGGAGATGTCATTAGGGAGAGTGAGAAGTATCGCTGGATGGGTCCAAAGAGATACGATTATGCAGGAACCATGGTGTTTTTGAGACATAG ATCATATGAAGCGGAAATTGCCTACCTTGAAGTTAAATCAGAAGAAAGTAGTTCAGCTTCAGAGGAAGTTCTTCGCGGTAGTAGAAAAAGAGCTTTATGGGGCCTACCTAAAAAACCTGAAAGAAAACCTTGCTGTGTCAATTGTAATGTCTGCACATCAACAAGTCATCCCATGCCGGCACATAACGCAGAAGGATCAAGATGGTTGAAATCAAAAGGCCGTTTTCTTAGCATTGGTGCTGCTGTAATCTCATGCCGAAATGAAAGGGCGCCTGATGGTTTGGTGGCTGATGCACACCTTTCAGATGGTTTCCTTCATCTTATATTGGTTAAGGACTGCCCTCATGCCTTATACTTATG GCACCTAACGCAGCTGGCAAAGAAGGGTGGGAACCCCCTGAATTTTGCGTTTGTAGAGCACCATAAA ACTACGGCTTTCACATTCACGTCCTCCGGCGAAGAGAGTGTCTGGAATGTAGATGGCGAGCTCTTCCAAGCACACAAACTCTCGGCACAAGTATTCCGAGGCCTTGTTAGCTTATTTGCAACTGGCCCAGAGGTGTAA
- the LOC131319251 gene encoding ceramide kinase isoform X2 → MERNGDFSGVDNKSLPDVQINGENPVLTSNLFLDHVGEVVLTINSDGLSWNLVESICKDESPCLGIKLASKSETAIKFSDVYAVEFIDWGLVHESILGNARGCLLGHASEMYRFTVHGVHRSKNQPSLWAPCVYTFGHKDMDTCQLCFNRITASVNMVTGRPKSLLVFVHPKSGKGNGCRTWEAVAPIFSRAKIKTKVMVTQRAGQAFDVMSSITNGDLNVYDGVIAVGGDGLFNEILNGLLSSKLKASYPPTPTDFLHSGEKDGCIMLHESNKTVAEASDHNEDTSPLLPGANLDDSRSPKFRTEEGCCNTDQGPSFSLPNEWFRFGVIPAGSTDAVVICTTGTRDPVTSALHIVLGKRVCLDIAQVVRWKTTSTSKEEPCIRYAATFSGYGFYGDVIRESEKYRWMGPKRYDYAGTMVFLRHRSYEAEIAYLEVKSEESSSASEEVLRGSRKRALWGLPKKPERKPCCVNCNVCTSTSHPMPAHNAEGSRWLKSKGRFLSIGAAVISCRNERAPDGLVADAHLSDGFLHLILVKDCPHALYLWHLTQLAKKGGNPLNFAFVEHHKTTAFTFTSSGEESVWNVDGELFQAHKLSAQVFRGLVSLFATGPEV, encoded by the exons ATGGAGAGAAACGGAGATTTCTCCGGAGTTGATAATAAATCTCTCCCAGATGTACAAATTAATGGGGAAAACCCAGTTTTGACTTCGAATCTCTTCTTGGACCATGTCGGAGAAGTTGTTCTCACCATCAATTCAGATGGGTTGTCTTGGAATTTGGTTGAATCCATTTGTAAA GATGAATCACCTTGTCTGGGCATAAAACTTGCCTCGAAGAGTGAAACTGCGATAAAGTTTTCTGATGTATATGCTGTTGAGTTCATAGACTGGGGTTTGGTTCACGAATCAATTCTTGGAAATGCTAGAGGATGTCTTTTGGGTCATGCGTCTGAG ATGTACCGCTTTACAGTGCACGGGGTCCATAGGTCAAAGAATCAGCCTTCTCTTTGGGCCCCATGTGTGTACACGTTTGGCCACAAGGATATGGATACATGCCAGCTTTGTTTTAATCGGATCACCGCTTCTGTCAACATGGTGACTGGACGACCGAAGAGTCTTCTG GTTTTTGTTCATCCAAAGAGTGGGAAAGGAAATGGATGTAGAACTTGGGAAGCAGTGGCTCCTATATTTTCCCGTGCTAAAATAAAGACAAAG GTGATGGTGACACAAAGGGCAGGACAGGCATTTGATGTGATGTCATCGATTACGAATGGGGATCTAAACGTATACGATGGTGTCATAGCTGTT GGTGGTGATGGTCTTTTCAATGAGATCCTTAACGGACTTCTCTCTTCAAAGCTTAAAGCTTCTTACCCACCTACTCCAACAGATTTCTTGCATTCCGGTGAGAAAGATGGTTGTATCATGCTTCATGAATCAAATAAAACTGTTGCCGAGGCTTCTGATCATAATGAAGATACTTCTCCTCTTCTCCCAGGTGCAAATCTCGATGATTCAAGATCACCAAAATTCA GAACAGAAGAAGGTTGTTGCAATACAG ACCAAGGTCCTTCGTTTTCTCTCCCGAATGAATGGTTTAGATTTGGTGTTATTCCAGCCGGTTCGACTGATGCCGTTGTAATCTG TACCACTGGAACTCGAGATCCTGTAACATCAGCATTACATATTGTCCTTGGCAAAAGGGTGTGCCTTGATATAGCTCAAGTTGTAAGATGGAAAACAACATCAACATCGAAGGAAGAACCTTGTATACGCTATGCAGCTACTTTTTCTGG GTACGGATTTTATGGAGATGTCATTAGGGAGAGTGAGAAGTATCGCTGGATGGGTCCAAAGAGATACGATTATGCAGGAACCATGGTGTTTTTGAGACATAG ATCATATGAAGCGGAAATTGCCTACCTTGAAGTTAAATCAGAAGAAAGTAGTTCAGCTTCAGAGGAAGTTCTTCGCGGTAGTAGAAAAAGAGCTTTATGGGGCCTACCTAAAAAACCTGAAAGAAAACCTTGCTGTGTCAATTGTAATGTCTGCACATCAACAAGTCATCCCATGCCGGCACATAACGCAGAAGGATCAAGATGGTTGAAATCAAAAGGCCGTTTTCTTAGCATTGGTGCTGCTGTAATCTCATGCCGAAATGAAAGGGCGCCTGATGGTTTGGTGGCTGATGCACACCTTTCAGATGGTTTCCTTCATCTTATATTGGTTAAGGACTGCCCTCATGCCTTATACTTATG GCACCTAACGCAGCTGGCAAAGAAGGGTGGGAACCCCCTGAATTTTGCGTTTGTAGAGCACCATAAA ACTACGGCTTTCACATTCACGTCCTCCGGCGAAGAGAGTGTCTGGAATGTAGATGGCGAGCTCTTCCAAGCACACAAACTCTCGGCACAAGTATTCCGAGGCCTTGTTAGCTTATTTGCAACTGGCCCAGAGGTGTAA